Proteins encoded together in one Micromonospora kangleipakensis window:
- a CDS encoding glycosyltransferase family 2 protein, translating into MTGTNAPQVTAVVPTRDRPVLLRAALDAILGQDYPGGIDVVVVYDQSEPDFTLAEDPRIRVVTNSRTPGLAGARNTGILAATGELVAFCDDDDEWLPGKLAAQVAALRAAPDGAFVSCGIRVDYDGRSVDRSLPMDRVPLAALLRDRHTELHPSTFLIRRDALVDAIGLVDEEIPGSYAEDYEFLLRAARHAPLVNLAEPYVTVRWHKRSYFAQRWETISTALQWLLTRYPEFATVPAGEARVAGQIAFAQAAMGNRREAVRWARRTLAGNPREPRAYLALAVASKAVHPDRVLRTLHKRGRGI; encoded by the coding sequence GTGACGGGGACCAACGCACCGCAGGTGACCGCCGTGGTCCCGACCCGGGACCGGCCGGTGCTGCTGCGCGCCGCCCTCGACGCGATCCTGGGCCAGGACTACCCCGGCGGAATCGACGTGGTGGTCGTCTACGACCAGTCCGAGCCGGACTTCACCCTTGCCGAGGACCCGCGGATCCGGGTGGTCACCAACAGCCGCACGCCCGGCCTGGCCGGCGCCCGCAACACCGGCATTTTGGCCGCCACCGGCGAGCTGGTGGCGTTCTGCGACGACGACGACGAGTGGCTGCCCGGCAAGCTGGCGGCCCAGGTGGCCGCGCTGCGCGCGGCGCCGGACGGTGCCTTCGTCAGCTGCGGCATCCGAGTGGACTACGACGGTCGCAGCGTGGACCGCTCGTTGCCGATGGACCGGGTGCCGCTGGCGGCGCTGCTGCGGGACCGGCACACCGAGCTGCACCCGTCCACCTTCCTGATCCGGCGGGACGCGCTGGTCGACGCGATCGGGCTGGTCGACGAGGAGATCCCGGGCAGCTACGCGGAGGACTACGAGTTCCTGCTCCGGGCGGCCCGGCACGCCCCGCTGGTCAACCTGGCGGAGCCGTACGTCACGGTGCGCTGGCACAAGCGGTCGTACTTCGCCCAGCGCTGGGAGACCATCTCCACCGCGTTGCAGTGGCTGCTCACCCGCTACCCCGAGTTCGCCACCGTGCCGGCGGGGGAGGCCCGGGTCGCCGGGCAGATCGCCTTCGCCCAGGCCGCGATGGGTAATCGCCGGGAGGCCGTCCGCTGGGCCCGCCGGACGCTGGCCGGCAACCCGAGGGAGCCCCGCGCCTACCTGGCGCTCGCCGTGGCCAGCAAGGCCGTGCACCCCGACCGCGTCCTGCGTACGCTGCACAAACGCGGTCGGGGCATCTGA
- a CDS encoding sulfotransferase family protein produces MVAVTGPVRVLFVGGLGRSGSTLLELILAQHPDVCAVGEVVHLWERALGGDERCGCGERFTACDFWQRIGDHAFGGWDAVDRDEALALKAEVDRTRHIPRLARGDLPAEQLAAVRRYADLYTRIYRAATEVTGAEVVVDSSKHASLAFALRWAPDLDLRVVHLVRDSRAVAYSWAKQVRRPEVVDSEAYMPTFSPFTVSGLWTAQNAAFHLLAARVPVVRLRYEDFTADPRGTVARVRRFAGLADTADALRVLDEPPVPLVRAHSIAGNPLRFSAGPLKVRQDNVWRENLPARSRAVVSAATLPLRLRYGYLGGGRTDSTEAS; encoded by the coding sequence GTGGTGGCGGTGACCGGGCCGGTCCGCGTGCTCTTCGTGGGTGGCCTGGGGCGCAGCGGCTCCACCCTGCTCGAGCTGATCCTCGCCCAGCATCCCGACGTCTGTGCCGTCGGCGAGGTCGTGCACCTCTGGGAGCGGGCCCTCGGCGGCGACGAACGCTGCGGCTGCGGCGAGCGCTTCACGGCCTGCGACTTCTGGCAGCGGATCGGCGACCACGCCTTCGGCGGTTGGGACGCGGTGGACCGGGACGAGGCGCTCGCGCTCAAGGCCGAGGTCGACCGGACCCGCCACATTCCCCGGCTGGCCCGGGGGGACCTGCCGGCCGAGCAGTTGGCGGCGGTGCGCCGCTACGCCGACCTCTACACCCGGATCTACCGGGCGGCGACGGAGGTCACCGGTGCCGAGGTGGTGGTGGACTCCAGCAAGCACGCCTCATTGGCGTTCGCCCTGCGCTGGGCGCCGGATCTCGACCTGCGGGTGGTTCACCTGGTCCGGGACAGCCGGGCGGTCGCCTACTCCTGGGCCAAGCAGGTCCGCCGGCCCGAGGTGGTGGACAGTGAGGCGTACATGCCAACCTTCTCCCCGTTCACGGTGAGCGGCCTGTGGACCGCACAGAACGCCGCGTTCCACCTGCTCGCCGCCCGGGTGCCGGTGGTCCGGCTGCGCTACGAGGACTTCACCGCCGACCCGCGCGGCACCGTCGCCCGGGTGCGCCGGTTCGCCGGCCTCGCCGACACCGCGGACGCGCTGCGGGTGCTCGACGAGCCGCCCGTGCCGCTGGTCCGGGCGCACAGCATCGCCGGCAACCCGCTGCGGTTCAGCGCGGGTCCGCTGAAGGTGCGACAGGACAACGTCTGGCGGGAGAACCTGCCGGCGCGCAGCCGGGCCGTGGTCAGCGCCGCGACGTTGCCGCTGCGGCTGCGGTACGGATATCTCGGCGGCGGCCGAACCGACAGCACGGAGGCGTCGTGA
- a CDS encoding glycosyltransferase, with amino-acid sequence MVGTDVHRFDRLVGWLERWWTARAGGAWEVRLVLQYGSSTPPNLPHAVPFLAHEELQRAIAEASVVVCHGGPATITEARRTGHLPIVVPRDPTHHEHVDNHQQLFARRLGAAGMVRLVETEADLVESLDKALVDPGAFRLSADPDLPDPRAAAAARVGRIVEDLVRQRTSRRRWWR; translated from the coding sequence ATGGTCGGCACCGACGTGCACCGTTTCGACCGACTGGTCGGCTGGCTGGAGCGCTGGTGGACCGCGCGCGCCGGCGGTGCTTGGGAGGTCCGGCTCGTCCTGCAGTACGGCAGCAGCACCCCGCCGAACCTGCCTCACGCGGTGCCGTTCCTGGCCCACGAGGAGTTGCAGCGGGCGATCGCCGAGGCCAGCGTCGTGGTCTGCCACGGCGGTCCGGCCACCATCACCGAGGCCCGGCGCACCGGTCACCTGCCGATCGTGGTTCCGCGCGACCCGACCCACCACGAGCACGTCGACAACCACCAGCAGCTCTTCGCCCGACGCCTCGGCGCGGCCGGGATGGTGCGGCTGGTCGAGACGGAGGCCGACCTGGTCGAGTCGCTCGACAAGGCGCTCGTCGACCCGGGGGCCTTCCGGTTGTCCGCCGACCCCGACCTGCCCGACCCGCGGGCCGCCGCAGCCGCGCGAGTCGGTCGGATCGTCGAGGACCTGGTACGCCAACGCACGTCGAGACGGCGGTGGTGGCGGTGA
- a CDS encoding UDP-N-acetylglucosamine--LPS N-acetylglucosamine transferase, which produces MDGRGEAVGDVEPGEVMLVGSSGGHLAQLLALAPWYRDRARSWVTFDTPDARSLLEGERVVWAHHPTTRNLKNLARNLLLAVRTLKRANVAAVVTTGAGVALPFVVVARLRGVPTVYIEVYDRIDSPTLTARLCRPFLSAMLVQWEEQRRFYPDATVVGNLL; this is translated from the coding sequence ATGGACGGACGCGGGGAGGCGGTGGGGGACGTGGAGCCCGGTGAAGTCATGCTCGTGGGTTCCAGCGGTGGGCACCTCGCCCAACTGCTGGCGCTTGCGCCCTGGTACCGCGACCGGGCTCGGTCGTGGGTGACCTTCGACACCCCGGATGCACGCTCGCTGCTCGAGGGGGAGCGGGTGGTGTGGGCGCACCATCCCACCACCCGCAACCTGAAGAACCTGGCCCGCAACCTGCTGCTCGCGGTCCGGACGCTCAAGCGGGCAAACGTCGCCGCGGTGGTCACCACCGGCGCCGGGGTCGCGCTGCCGTTCGTCGTGGTGGCCCGGCTGCGTGGCGTCCCCACCGTCTACATCGAGGTGTACGACCGGATCGACAGCCCCACGCTCACCGCCCGGCTCTGCCGCCCGTTCCTCTCGGCGATGCTGGTGCAGTGGGAGGAGCAGCGCCGCTTCTACCCCGACGCCACCGTGGTGGGGAACCTCCTGTGA
- a CDS encoding sulfotransferase family protein: MTAQQPLAGDSSGAGAPSGTDRVTVLYVCGMPRSGSTLLDLMLGQFVDHCDVGELFYLWQSGVERNFRCACGEHFDQCPFWGEVGRRAYGGWSNIDVRQVRALQRRVDATGKVPLIVGSRVASGFRQDLARYTALISKLYRAIAEVSGATVVVDSTKRPSLAYILARAPEIDLRLVHILRDPRGVAYSWSQVVELPEGTSAKGRMNQRSARLTARRWVTVNAMISALARSGVPRVVVRYEDLVRDPRGELGRIAALTADVTGQVDPLSFLHGTEFEQAGSHAVAGGRIRMRSGPIALSLDEKWRREYAPGRRRMVGAMTWPLRRRYDYR; encoded by the coding sequence ATGACGGCCCAGCAGCCGCTGGCAGGGGACAGTTCAGGGGCTGGTGCTCCGTCCGGCACCGACCGGGTGACGGTGCTCTACGTCTGCGGGATGCCGCGCAGCGGTTCCACCCTGCTCGACCTGATGCTGGGGCAGTTCGTCGACCACTGCGACGTCGGCGAGCTGTTCTACCTCTGGCAGTCCGGGGTGGAGCGGAACTTCCGCTGCGCCTGCGGGGAGCACTTCGACCAGTGCCCGTTCTGGGGTGAGGTCGGCCGGCGGGCGTACGGCGGCTGGTCGAACATCGACGTGCGGCAGGTGCGGGCGCTGCAGCGCCGGGTCGACGCCACCGGCAAGGTACCGCTGATCGTGGGCTCCCGGGTCGCGTCGGGCTTCCGGCAGGACCTGGCGCGCTACACGGCGCTGATCAGCAAGCTCTACCGCGCGATCGCCGAGGTGTCCGGCGCCACGGTGGTGGTCGACTCGACCAAGCGCCCCTCGCTGGCGTACATCCTGGCCCGCGCTCCGGAGATCGACCTGCGCCTGGTGCACATCCTCCGCGACCCGCGCGGGGTGGCCTACTCCTGGAGCCAGGTCGTTGAGCTGCCCGAGGGCACCTCCGCCAAGGGCCGGATGAACCAGCGCTCGGCCCGGCTGACCGCCCGGCGCTGGGTCACCGTCAACGCGATGATCTCGGCGCTCGCCCGGTCCGGCGTGCCCCGGGTGGTCGTCCGGTACGAGGACCTGGTCCGCGACCCGCGGGGTGAGCTGGGCCGGATCGCCGCACTCACGGCCGACGTGACCGGGCAGGTCGACCCGCTGTCGTTCCTGCACGGCACCGAGTTCGAGCAGGCCGGCTCCCACGCGGTGGCCGGCGGCCGGATCCGCATGCGCAGCGGGCCCATCGCGCTCAGCCTCGACGAGAAGTGGCGCCGGGAGTACGCGCCGGGCCGCCGCCGGATGGTCGGCGCGATGACCTGGCCGTTGCGTCGCCGATACGACTACCGCTGA
- a CDS encoding N-acetylglucosaminyltransferase — protein sequence MKRYSPDSIVHISHDVNGAPLDLAELRTLPDVVVQYHEGGYGDFSHVDRYMAAVDWLNGEGVQVDWLVNITGQDYPIRPLDQAEAELIDSGADGFMEYWDAFGPESHWPRSRVRSRYHFQHRRLGGLSPRAKKLLRPVQAVNRLQPLMRVHVSYGLVVGRRARTPFGPDLRLHGGSAFSSLTWPVVAYLREYFDRRPDVVDYFRHCLSPVEAVFQTIVCSADRFNLVPDCKRYFDFRNSAFNHPKSLTADDLPRVLASGAHFARKFDYERHPELLDVLDAHLAAAATPGQPGQR from the coding sequence GTGAAGCGGTACAGTCCGGACAGTATCGTGCACATCAGCCACGATGTGAACGGGGCTCCGCTCGACCTTGCTGAGCTGCGCACACTACCGGACGTAGTGGTCCAGTACCACGAGGGTGGTTACGGCGACTTCAGTCACGTCGATCGCTACATGGCGGCGGTGGACTGGCTGAACGGCGAGGGTGTCCAGGTCGACTGGCTGGTGAACATCACCGGACAGGACTATCCAATCCGTCCGCTCGACCAGGCGGAGGCCGAGCTGATCGACTCCGGCGCCGACGGGTTCATGGAGTACTGGGACGCGTTCGGTCCGGAGAGCCACTGGCCGCGCAGTCGGGTCCGCTCCCGCTACCACTTTCAGCACCGTCGGCTGGGCGGGCTCAGCCCCCGGGCCAAGAAGCTGCTCCGCCCGGTTCAGGCGGTCAACCGGCTTCAGCCGTTGATGCGGGTGCACGTGTCGTACGGGCTGGTGGTGGGTCGACGGGCCCGCACCCCGTTCGGGCCCGACCTGCGGCTGCACGGCGGGTCGGCGTTCTCGTCGCTGACCTGGCCGGTGGTGGCCTACCTGCGGGAGTACTTCGACCGGCGGCCGGACGTGGTCGACTACTTCCGGCACTGCCTCTCGCCGGTGGAGGCGGTCTTCCAGACCATCGTGTGCAGCGCGGACCGGTTCAACCTGGTGCCGGACTGCAAGCGCTACTTCGACTTCCGGAACAGCGCGTTCAACCACCCGAAGTCCCTGACCGCGGACGATCTACCCCGGGTCCTGGCCAGCGGCGCACACTTCGCCCGCAAGTTCGACTACGAGCGCCACCCGGAACTGCTCGATGTCCTGGACGCCCACCTGGCCGCCGCAGCGACCCCGGGGCAACCCGGTCAGCGGTAG
- a CDS encoding Wzz/FepE/Etk N-terminal domain-containing protein, with protein MSYLEWLRRRWWILAVAALLGIGSGLLVTHLQTPAYTSTTSVLVRQVGPDAIPGTKVNLDTEAQVVRSLVVAERARTLLKTGTIGEDLVRSLTVTVPPNSQVLQIAYEGTTPQAAQNGSHSFAQAYLDLRLDTATKALENETTSINQQITEVKKQLAATAGKIAAAPANSAARAQAEADRQVLTNQLTRLNERLSPLQDNTPDPGQIISDAALPRQPSSPNRTLNLASGMGAGVLFGIVLALVLDRLDTRVRRGRDVAARTGLSTLLELPVRAPSLTVLPPAHRVSRELGRLRNVLLSIMPEPRPGRGRQLLLTDTSPGPAAGFIAGNLAAAYARTGAQVAVVTTRADSPLTAMFGGVKPRRTLADVLRHDVGALAALTPAPGLNTLRVLLPGDLDTDLELPVASMLEILNELADRFDHVLIETARPTQAVEAQALARHVDGVILVIESGRTRSSEITAALQQFEQVNAPVLGSVLAPRLPEQAGVQATGGAKRDEKSPSPRQRPEPVFRPGAQQSSDSTMILPRPVDRPAGTSTPPKPAPTTAPAAQPGSPASVKAAGAVRQSTVYRSKRDTDGVDSRSRLSMAFDPVEDQE; from the coding sequence ATGTCCTACCTCGAGTGGCTCCGCCGCCGGTGGTGGATCCTCGCGGTCGCGGCCCTGCTCGGCATCGGATCCGGCCTGCTCGTCACCCACCTGCAGACGCCCGCCTACACCTCCACCACGTCGGTGCTGGTGCGCCAGGTGGGTCCGGACGCGATCCCGGGCACCAAGGTCAATCTCGACACCGAGGCGCAGGTGGTCCGCTCCCTGGTGGTGGCCGAGCGGGCCCGCACCCTGTTGAAGACCGGCACCATCGGCGAGGACCTGGTCCGGTCGCTGACGGTCACCGTCCCACCGAACAGCCAGGTTCTCCAGATCGCGTACGAGGGCACCACGCCGCAGGCGGCGCAGAACGGGTCGCACTCCTTCGCGCAGGCGTACCTCGACCTGCGGCTCGATACGGCGACCAAGGCGCTGGAGAACGAGACCACCTCGATCAACCAGCAGATCACCGAGGTCAAGAAGCAGCTGGCCGCGACCGCGGGCAAGATAGCCGCGGCCCCGGCGAACTCCGCCGCCCGGGCTCAGGCCGAGGCCGACCGGCAGGTCCTCACCAACCAGCTCACCCGGCTCAACGAGCGGCTCAGCCCGCTGCAGGACAACACGCCCGACCCGGGCCAGATCATCTCCGACGCGGCCCTGCCCCGGCAGCCCAGCTCGCCGAACCGCACGCTGAACCTGGCCAGCGGGATGGGCGCCGGAGTGCTCTTCGGCATCGTGCTCGCCCTGGTCCTGGACCGGCTCGACACCCGCGTCCGACGGGGCCGGGACGTGGCCGCCCGCACGGGCCTGTCGACGCTGCTGGAGCTGCCGGTCCGCGCACCGTCGCTGACCGTCCTGCCGCCCGCCCACCGGGTCTCCCGTGAGCTCGGCCGGCTGCGCAACGTGCTGCTCTCGATCATGCCGGAACCCCGGCCGGGGCGCGGTCGGCAACTGCTCCTCACGGACACCTCGCCCGGCCCAGCAGCCGGTTTCATCGCCGGCAACCTGGCCGCCGCGTACGCCCGCACCGGCGCTCAGGTCGCGGTCGTCACCACCAGGGCCGACTCGCCGCTGACCGCCATGTTCGGCGGGGTGAAACCTCGGCGCACCCTCGCCGACGTGCTGCGGCACGACGTCGGCGCGCTCGCCGCGCTCACTCCCGCACCCGGTCTCAACACGCTGCGCGTCCTGCTGCCCGGTGACCTGGACACCGACCTCGAGCTGCCGGTCGCCAGCATGCTGGAGATCCTCAACGAGCTCGCTGACCGCTTCGACCACGTGCTGATCGAGACCGCCCGGCCCACCCAGGCCGTCGAGGCACAGGCCCTGGCCCGGCACGTCGACGGCGTGATCCTCGTGATCGAGAGCGGGCGGACCCGGAGCAGCGAGATCACCGCTGCCCTGCAGCAGTTCGAGCAGGTGAACGCGCCGGTGCTCGGTAGCGTGCTGGCTCCCCGCCTGCCGGAGCAGGCCGGCGTTCAGGCCACCGGGGGTGCCAAGCGGGACGAGAAGTCGCCGTCACCCCGGCAGCGCCCGGAGCCCGTCTTCCGCCCGGGGGCGCAGCAGTCCAGTGACAGCACCATGATCCTGCCCCGGCCGGTCGACCGGCCTGCGGGCACCTCCACCCCGCCCAAGCCGGCCCCGACCACGGCCCCCGCGGCCCAGCCCGGCTCGCCCGCGTCGGTCAAGGCCGCCGGCGCCGTCCGGCAGTCCACCGTCTACCGGTCGAAGCGCGACACCGATGGCGTCGACAGCAGGAGCCGGCTATCGATGGCCTTCGACCCGGTCGAGGACCAGGAGTGA
- a CDS encoding DUF3048 domain-containing protein — translation MRLRRAVVASAAGVLIAALGAACSEPPPPGASDLVDPGTPVPKPTPTPSLLAGPLSGQPLTQTAAVTRQAIAVPIRASETGTPTGLDAADLVYQEFAESGSLHLSAVYQSRDATKIGPVAEVRPVDIRSVGVLRPWLGYAGGPTGFVNQLSAADLAGVTPAQRRAAFPSGYTSTAALRAAAPKGGTAPAPLFDYATPGTPLATQDVTPAGKLTVSASGHPTQTWTYDEASQQWVGRVGRTTVKAASVIVLTMEYRTLTVRKPSPRSLPSANVYGKGKALVVSGPSSAKAGWSKPGQKLVCNVTDLAGYQIRPQPGTAWVIYAPTTARVAVT, via the coding sequence GTGAGGCTTCGGCGGGCTGTCGTGGCGTCGGCCGCGGGAGTTCTCATCGCCGCGCTCGGTGCCGCCTGCTCCGAGCCGCCGCCGCCGGGCGCGAGCGACCTGGTCGATCCGGGTACGCCGGTGCCGAAGCCCACCCCGACGCCCAGCCTGCTGGCGGGGCCGCTCTCCGGACAGCCACTCACCCAGACGGCCGCGGTCACCCGACAGGCGATCGCGGTGCCGATCCGGGCGAGCGAGACCGGCACCCCGACCGGGCTCGACGCGGCGGACCTGGTCTACCAGGAGTTCGCCGAGTCGGGCAGTCTGCACCTCAGTGCGGTCTACCAGTCCCGGGACGCGACGAAGATCGGCCCGGTCGCCGAGGTCCGCCCGGTCGACATCCGCAGCGTCGGGGTGCTCCGCCCCTGGCTCGGCTACGCGGGCGGCCCCACCGGCTTCGTCAACCAGCTGTCCGCCGCCGACCTCGCCGGCGTGACGCCGGCACAACGCAGGGCCGCGTTCCCGAGCGGGTACACCTCGACCGCAGCACTGCGTGCGGCCGCGCCGAAGGGCGGCACCGCCCCGGCGCCGCTCTTCGACTACGCGACCCCGGGCACGCCGCTGGCCACCCAGGACGTCACGCCTGCCGGCAAGCTCACCGTCTCCGCATCCGGCCACCCCACCCAGACCTGGACGTACGACGAGGCGAGCCAGCAGTGGGTGGGGCGGGTCGGCAGGACCACGGTGAAGGCCGCCTCGGTCATCGTGCTCACCATGGAGTACCGGACGCTGACCGTCCGTAAGCCCAGCCCCCGCTCGCTGCCGAGCGCCAACGTCTACGGCAAGGGCAAGGCTCTGGTGGTGTCCGGGCCGTCGAGCGCAAAGGCGGGATGGAGCAAGCCGGGACAGAAGCTCGTCTGCAACGTTACCGACCTGGCCGGGTACCAGATCCGGCCGCAGCCGGGCACCGCATGGGTGATCTACGCCCCGACGACGGCTCGGGTAGCGGTGACATGA
- a CDS encoding O-antigen ligase family protein, with the protein MKTLAPLRSTRPEPVPTDQVPTGTIAGARAARRRWLPPAWPLTALFVLYPLWWALGLPSFIFAILAVPMALQLRKRDRIRVPPGFGFWLILLAWVVLSGLMLDITAPNTLAPDGFGRYIGWGIRVMNYTALTVAMLYVLNLTEKELPRIRMLQLFGFLAVVTVIGGYVGALMPDLKFTAPLNYILPDVIAKEPFVNRLMHVEVAQVQEVLEGEASSPRPAAPFEYTNTWGENMGILLIWFIVGWVVYGRGWRRLAGYLLVGAAIFPIVFSLNRGLWIGLVIAAVYVALRLALRGRIAVLAGMALATALAGVLVLASPLGGLLDERMQNGHSDEIRATLSSGALEAATHSPVLGYGANRALIGSNRSIAIGKSADCKQCGNRELGSNGQVWNLLVGQGWVGAFCYSAFFLWCLWRFRRDHTPIGIAGSLVLILMLFFQFLYGALNTTLAYGLISVAVLARNDRHLRSLRRDALAAAASGESTDRPERRTR; encoded by the coding sequence ATGAAGACGCTCGCCCCGCTCCGGTCCACGCGGCCGGAGCCGGTGCCGACGGATCAGGTTCCGACGGGCACGATCGCCGGTGCCCGCGCCGCCCGGCGCCGGTGGCTCCCCCCGGCGTGGCCGCTGACCGCGCTCTTCGTGCTCTACCCGCTGTGGTGGGCGCTCGGCCTGCCCTCGTTCATCTTCGCCATCCTTGCCGTGCCGATGGCGCTCCAGCTACGCAAGCGCGACCGCATCCGGGTACCCCCCGGGTTCGGGTTCTGGCTGATCCTGCTCGCCTGGGTGGTGCTCTCCGGGCTGATGCTGGACATCACCGCACCGAACACCCTGGCCCCGGACGGCTTCGGCCGGTACATCGGCTGGGGCATCCGGGTGATGAACTACACCGCGCTGACCGTGGCGATGCTCTACGTGCTCAACCTGACCGAGAAGGAGCTGCCCCGGATCCGGATGCTGCAGCTCTTCGGGTTCCTGGCCGTGGTCACCGTGATCGGCGGGTACGTCGGCGCGCTGATGCCCGACCTGAAGTTCACCGCCCCGCTCAACTACATCCTGCCCGACGTCATCGCCAAGGAGCCATTCGTCAACCGGCTGATGCACGTGGAGGTCGCCCAGGTGCAGGAGGTGCTCGAGGGCGAGGCCAGCTCGCCGCGGCCGGCCGCCCCCTTCGAGTACACGAACACCTGGGGCGAGAACATGGGCATCCTGCTCATCTGGTTCATCGTCGGCTGGGTGGTGTACGGCCGGGGGTGGCGCCGGCTCGCCGGGTACCTGCTGGTGGGCGCCGCGATCTTCCCGATCGTCTTCTCGCTCAACCGTGGTCTCTGGATCGGACTGGTGATCGCCGCCGTCTACGTCGCCCTGCGGCTGGCGCTGCGCGGCCGGATCGCCGTCCTCGCGGGCATGGCGCTGGCCACCGCGCTGGCCGGGGTCCTGGTGCTGGCCTCCCCGCTGGGCGGCCTGCTCGACGAGCGGATGCAGAACGGGCACAGCGACGAGATCCGGGCCACCCTGTCCAGCGGGGCCCTCGAGGCGGCCACGCACTCCCCGGTGCTGGGCTACGGCGCCAACCGGGCGCTCATCGGCAGCAACCGGTCGATCGCGATCGGCAAGTCGGCCGACTGCAAGCAGTGCGGCAACCGGGAGCTGGGCAGCAACGGGCAGGTCTGGAACCTGCTGGTGGGGCAGGGCTGGGTCGGCGCCTTCTGTTACAGCGCGTTCTTCCTCTGGTGCCTGTGGCGGTTCCGGCGCGACCATACCCCCATCGGCATCGCCGGCAGCCTGGTGCTGATCCTGATGCTGTTCTTCCAGTTCCTCTACGGCGCGCTCAACACCACGCTGGCGTACGGCCTGATCAGCGTGGCGGTGCTCGCCCGCAACGACCGGCATCTAAGGTCGCTGCGCCGGGACGCGCTGGCCGCGGCGGCGTCCGGCGAATCGACCGACCGGCCGGAACGGCGGACCCGCTGA
- a CDS encoding sulfotransferase family protein has product MTLVKAQARRAVRSVTRTVGRWTAGSRLAPDFLIVGAQRCGTTSLFKTLSQHPAVLPAVYHKGVHYFDTGYDRGMDWYLGHFPTVRRAEAVREQLGVRGVTGESSPYYMFHPLAADRIAADLPSVRLLVLLRDPVERAYSAHAHESARGFESEPFERALELEQSRIAGERERLLADPTAHSHHYQHNAYLNRGQYVEQLERLESIFGRDRLHVVDADDFFADPRPAFDAVCDFLGLPHRTDISFGKHNSRSRSPMDPALRARLEAHFAPYDDRLATWWGRVPSWRR; this is encoded by the coding sequence GTGACGCTGGTCAAGGCACAGGCGCGACGGGCGGTTCGCTCGGTGACGCGGACGGTCGGTCGGTGGACGGCCGGCTCGCGGCTGGCCCCAGACTTCCTGATCGTGGGCGCCCAGCGGTGCGGCACGACGTCGCTGTTCAAGACGCTCTCCCAGCACCCGGCCGTGCTACCGGCGGTCTACCACAAGGGCGTTCACTACTTCGACACCGGCTACGACCGGGGCATGGACTGGTACCTCGGGCACTTCCCGACGGTCCGCCGGGCCGAGGCGGTGCGGGAGCAGCTCGGGGTGCGCGGGGTGACCGGCGAGTCGAGTCCGTACTACATGTTCCACCCGCTGGCCGCGGACCGGATCGCCGCCGACCTGCCCTCGGTCCGACTGCTGGTGCTGCTGCGCGACCCGGTGGAGCGGGCGTACTCGGCGCACGCGCACGAGTCGGCCCGGGGTTTCGAGAGCGAGCCGTTCGAGCGGGCGCTCGAGCTGGAGCAGAGCCGGATCGCCGGCGAGCGGGAGCGGCTGCTGGCCGACCCGACCGCGCACAGCCACCACTACCAGCACAACGCGTACCTGAACCGCGGGCAGTACGTCGAGCAGCTGGAGCGACTGGAGTCGATCTTCGGTCGGGACAGGCTGCACGTGGTCGACGCCGACGACTTCTTCGCCGACCCGCGGCCGGCCTTCGACGCGGTCTGCGACTTCCTCGGCTTGCCGCACCGGACGGACATCTCGTTCGGCAAGCACAACTCGCGGTCCCGCTCGCCGATGGACCCGGCGTTGCGGGCCCGGCTGGAGGCGCACTTCGCACCGTACGACGACCGGCTGGCCACCTGGTGGGGACGCGTACCGTCGTGGCGACGGTAA